Proteins encoded by one window of Salvia splendens isolate huo1 chromosome 5, SspV2, whole genome shotgun sequence:
- the LOC121803930 gene encoding uncharacterized protein LOC121803930 produces MDGASSNIYASANSVVKFNGQNYGEWSEQIRFSLGVMSLDHAILTEDEPAAITEESSETDKSRYETWERSNRLSLNLMRMTMAESFKPSMPKTESAREFIEKIKECSQSELADKSIVGSLMSELTTRKFDWSQPIHDHVTHMSNLAARLSTLGMEDLKELKAMLVQEEGRLKKMGVQVVNLMGHGGASTSKGKTSKNDKRKDSSLPKGPEKKIQKERKCFFCRETGHFKKDCLKRKAWFESNLNEVPNNTWWLDSGATTHVSHIEQGFSTIQPIKGSEQYLFMGNRMKAQIKGVGTYRLILDT; encoded by the exons ATGGACGGAG CTTCGTCTAATATATATGCATCTGCAAACTCTGTCGTAAAGTTCAATGGGCAGAACTATGGTGAATGGTCAGAACAGATCCGGTTTTCACTAGGTGTTATGTCACTTGACCATGCCATACTTACGGAAGATGAGCCTGCAGCCATTACAGAAGAAAGCTCCGAAACGGACAAGTCTCGATATGAGACTTGGGAGCGCTCTAACAGGCTAAGTCTCAATCTTATGAGGATGACGATGGCAGAAAGTTTTAAGCCATCTATGCCTAAGACAGAGAGTGCAAGGGAATTCATAGAAAAGATAAAGGAGTGTTCACAATCGGAATTGGCCGACAAGTCAATTGTAGGGAGCCTAATGAGTGAGCTCACTACAAGAAAGTTTGACTGGTCCCAACCTATTCACGATCATGTAACACACATGTCAAACTTGGCAGCAAGGCTCTCTACCTTGGGAATGGAG GACCTTAAAGAGCTAAAGGCCATGTTAGTACAAGAGGAAGGGAGACTAAAGAAGATGGGTGTCCAAGTTGTGAATCTAATGGGTCATGGAGGAGCAAGCACCAGTAAGGGAAAGACAAGTAAAAATGACAAACGTAAAGATTCTTCTTTACCTAAAGGCCCCGAAAAGAAGATTCAGAAGGAAAGGAAGTGTTTCTTCTGTAGAGAAACGGGACACTTCAAGAAGGATTGTCTGAAAAGAAAGGCATGGTTTGAATCGAATCTTAATGAAGTGCCTAATAATACTTGGTGGTTAGATTCTGGTGCTACTACTCATGTGTCTCACATTGAACAGGGATTCAGTACGATCCAGCCTATAAAAGGAAGTGAACAATACTTGTTCATGGGAAACAGGATGAAGGCACAAATTAAAGGCGTCGGGACCTACAGATTGATCTTAGACACATGA